The following coding sequences lie in one Thalassoglobus polymorphus genomic window:
- a CDS encoding formylglycine-generating enzyme family protein produces the protein MRSRSVLNLILFIVIGVASNAARGDEPQQGAVKKADLGDGVILETVYIPPGTFFMGSTPEEKIWATGIEGGAQAGTERESYEGEIPRPMSVKYGFWMGRTEVTVGQFKRFVKESGYVTDAEKPGGHTQCFNPQWTSYHLTGEVTHPWEPMEGKSWRDPNFQFPLRDDFPVVCVSWTDGRAFARWLTKRESEAGRLPDGLVYRLPTEAEWEYACRGGSQESHYFWWGNELSEGEGRLNISAVDFLPDRNQKWPLSSAPWSDGFAFVSPVDHFGERGRNGFGIADMCGGVWEVILDHFDPKGGHEELFTVKENPRPVCRGGNYFDVPGNARCAVRLGLAGPHYSDSRDGFRICLGPPRDHQ, from the coding sequence ATGAGATCCCGAAGCGTTCTGAATTTGATTCTGTTCATTGTGATCGGAGTTGCCTCGAATGCGGCGCGCGGTGACGAACCGCAGCAAGGCGCCGTGAAAAAAGCTGACTTGGGCGACGGAGTCATCTTGGAGACGGTGTATATCCCGCCTGGCACATTCTTCATGGGAAGTACACCAGAAGAGAAAATCTGGGCGACTGGAATCGAAGGAGGAGCACAGGCAGGGACTGAACGCGAGTCATACGAAGGCGAAATCCCCCGACCAATGTCGGTCAAGTACGGATTCTGGATGGGGCGCACAGAAGTCACTGTCGGCCAGTTCAAACGGTTTGTGAAAGAGAGCGGATATGTCACTGATGCAGAGAAACCTGGCGGACATACTCAGTGCTTTAATCCCCAATGGACGAGTTATCATCTGACCGGTGAGGTGACTCATCCTTGGGAACCGATGGAGGGGAAAAGTTGGCGCGATCCCAATTTCCAGTTTCCGTTGCGGGATGATTTTCCAGTCGTGTGCGTCAGTTGGACGGACGGACGGGCGTTCGCTAGATGGCTGACGAAACGTGAAAGTGAAGCGGGCCGACTGCCGGATGGACTGGTGTACCGGTTACCTACAGAAGCTGAATGGGAATACGCCTGCCGGGGAGGTAGTCAGGAGAGCCACTACTTCTGGTGGGGAAATGAACTCAGCGAAGGTGAAGGACGTCTGAATATCTCGGCTGTCGATTTCCTGCCTGATCGAAATCAGAAATGGCCTCTGTCCAGTGCACCATGGAGTGACGGATTTGCATTTGTTTCCCCAGTGGATCACTTCGGGGAGCGTGGTCGCAATGGTTTTGGAATTGCCGACATGTGTGGCGGAGTTTGGGAAGTGATTCTGGATCACTTCGACCCCAAAGGAGGTCACGAAGAACTCTTCACTGTTAAAGAGAATCCGCGTCCAGTCTGCCGAGGCGGTAACTATTTCGATGTCCCCGGCAACGCACGCTGTGCGGTTCGTTTGGGGTTGGCTGGCCCTCACTACTCCGACTCTCGGGACGGTTTCCGCATCTGCCTGGGACCTCCGCGAGACCATCAGTGA